One segment of Vulpes lagopus strain Blue_001 chromosome 8, ASM1834538v1, whole genome shotgun sequence DNA contains the following:
- the LOC121497916 gene encoding steroid receptor-associated and regulated protein, translated as MGLETDLETSSGGKPACHQKAIPAAHLTFIIDCARGKPLALVAPPVPPRAPGPNLGPVTPPMKTYILFCGENQPHLTQEAPLGGGHLAHTRGTLPPCRGTITPASAPVSPQVPQEAPEAKGSPLKSVPSRSSAWGTVIGSLKALSSCVCGQAD; from the exons ATGGGCCTTGAGACAGACCTGGAGACCAGCTCAG gtGGGAAGCCGGCCTGCCATCAGAAGGCCATCCCCGCTGCTCACCTGACTTTCATTATCGACTGTGCTCGTGGCAAACCGCTCGCCCTAGTAGCACCCCCGGTGCCACCCCGAGCCCCTGGTCCTAATCTAGGACCTGTCACTCCTCCAATGAAGACCTACATCTTGTTCTGTGGAGAAAACCAGCCCCACTTGACTCAGGAGGCCCCTCTGGGTGGGGGACACCTTGCCCACACCAGGGGCACCCTGCCGCCCTGCAGAGGGACTATAACCCCAGCTTCCGCCCCGGTCAGTCCACAGGTCCCTCAGGAGGCTCCTGAGGCCAAGGGGAGCCCCCTGAAGTCTGTGCCCTCCAGGTCTTCAGCTTGGGGAACGGTCATAGGCTCGCTCAAAgccctctcctcctgtgtctgtggGCAGGCAGATTAA